The Malus domestica chromosome 17, GDT2T_hap1 genome contains the following window.
CTCATGTCCTCTAATTACAATATTGCTCCCCTCAGCACTTCTGGAGTTGAATGGAAGCTTTCTCAGCACTGTACATGCAGTTACCTTGATTTCTTTCAGGTACGGAAAGGGCAGGGCACTATCATATACGCTTCTCAGCTGTGGAAGTGAACTCAAAATCAGAAAGGTAAGTTTTCCAAAAGGGTTCTGAAAGTTCTAAGATGGGTACTAGTTTAACCTAGAGGAGGTGAATAGGttccaatttaaaaatccaattcaattttcaatttaattttcagttctCAAATTAAATCCACATTCACATCACATATCAAACTATCATACTCATATAcaattaaaccaataaataaaaagtgCACACATGATGTAGGATTTAATGAGGCAAAACCCACCACTGGGAAAATTCTCGGGCTCCCAAGCCAGGACAAACACTAGAGAAATAAGTAGAgaaagacttacaaaactcatcaactagacacGCATACTAGTAGGCAGTTTTGTCTCCGCGCTTTGCTACTCGATCTCTCTTCAGTCTTCAAGTTGAAGTGGCACAACACTAACGCGATCGTCAATCACCTTTTCCTCGAACTTTGTAAGATACTAACTCGATCATACAAAATGTTTATATGATGAAGTGTTTATTTGAAAAACAATCAATTACGAAAATCACAAGGCATTTTTTCATAATTGACATTCAATTAAAACCTTAAATGAAAACAGcatgaaaataatattttctctttAAAAACGCATGTTGTTGAAACCACAAGATAGCAGCAATAAAAATAATTCTttctgctaaaaaaaaaaaaccaaggctGCTGCCTTTAGATGCTTTTATCTAAGAACCCCAATATTCATGCATATGCGGCTCATGAAATTTTCTATCTGTTTAATGCATTGCAGctagtgtttataccatacgGAAAAGCCTAAATGCATATGCAGCAGCagcaagaaaaaccctaaactgATCTAAAGCATGCGgcaaccaaaacataaaaacatattctGATGCACTCGGTGCTAATGCTCTGTTAATCTAGCGGCAGCCACTGAACCAGGTAACTAAGACTTCTATTTATCTGTGCAACAGCTAGACTCTCTTATCCCTATCATATACGCGTGAGCCACAAGCCTAATAAGACCTAATCACTTATCAGTTAAGATATAATGAGATAACTAGGTGAAGAGATATAGATGCAAAACCAGAGACATTAACAGCAAGTTAAATCTTAAAAGCAAAACAAGGTCATGCGGCAAGACTAGGATCCTGAAggtacatatgtatatatatgctaGGGTTTTAAGCTGACTTAAAATGATGGGCTTTAGCATGCTTAATTATACAAACAAACCCAATACTCTTTTATTAATGAACAATACGATTCAACATTTTAGCCAAAATTAAATAGCCCACTGAACATAAATCTAGACTGTATGAATGCATATGTATGCCGAACTTACTTTAGTGATATCTCTGAAACGCTTGTCATTTTTGTGATTGAGAGCACTGAGAGAAActtaaactaaaataattacaacGAAAAACATGACATTACAAACTCAGGCGTTTTGTTTAGGAATAGCCAATTTTACCCTAACAGGTTCAGTTCTTGTACCACATTTCCAACTCCACCCAGTCTTTCTAAATTGATTATTTTCTCAATATCATTGCAGGCATCTACACGTAAATGGCTGAGATTTGGGGAAAAAATGAGCCAAGTCAAGTCCGTGAGATTTGGGCATCGTGATACGTCTATGCACTGAAGGCAAAGGAAGCAATTTTGTTATATCATCATTAAATCCCGGGGATCATTGGGTGCTCGTCCTGCCCAATAAACTTCCAATCGTTTCCAATTAGGAGTATCCCGAATATAAAGGGTATCAAGATGTTTCATATCCACCAAAGATGATATGTCTAGAAAGCTTGCTTGGTTCTTGCCATCCGAGAGCTGTAGAGTCCGAATGCGGGTCACCAATTTGTGGTAGCTGAACAATTTTTGGAAACAAGAGCTACTTCGTACGCTTAACGTCAAGACTTCAAGGTATTTCAAACCCTGAATTTCCTCTACCAGGGCACCCTCACCATCAAAATGAATTCTATCTGAAGAACCGCATGCTAAAGTTCTCAAAACTTTTAGCACTGGAAAACTTGATATTAGATTCGGTGGAACAAAAACAAGCTCATCCATATGCTCCAAGTCCAAATACTTTAGCCTTACGCATGCCTTTAACTGAATTGGCAACTTTCTTAAACCAGTTCTTGACAAATTGAGATGTTGTAACGAAATCAGGTTGGAAACGCCAGATGGCAATTTGGTTATGTTCAGATTTTCAGACAAATCCAAAACTCCCAGAGTAGGCATATGATTGAAAAAGCCATCAGCAATCATATTCAAAGGACCTCCTCCACCTCTAAGTAATAGGGTCAACAGATTTGGAGATTTTGGTGTTTCAACCAGACTTTCAAAATCACTACCAACCAATGATaccctttttgttttcttccatTTCTTCACATTTGGCGTTCCCAGGAGACCTGTGTGCACGAGGATGCTCTCGTTTTCTTTCCCAGAGTCACAAGCTAACCACAACGCCATGTCACGAATTACGTCAtgcatttttacaaaatttcctTCCTCTTCCAACAAACATGCAGAAAGGAGAGTTCCTATGGTAAGTCTCATTTTTTTGCTTCATCTACGTTAACATACTCTTCAAAATCCTCACACattcaaaaatataataaatcatCTTTACTTATCAGGAAATCTTCCGGA
Protein-coding sequences here:
- the LOC114819243 gene encoding probable disease resistance protein At5g63020, producing MALWLACDSGKENESILVHTGLLGTPNVKKWKKTKRVSLVGSDFESLVETPKSPNLLTLLLRGGGGPLNMIADGFFNHMPTLGVLDLSENLNITKLPSGVSNLISLQHLNLSRTGLRKLPIQLKACVRLKYLDLEHMDELVFVPPNLISSFPVLKVLRTLACGSSDRIHFDGEGALVEEIQGLKYLEVLTLSVRSSSCFQKLFSYHKLVTRIRTLQLSDGKNQASFLDISSLVDMKHLDTLYIRDTPNWKRLEVYWAGRAPNDPRDLMMI